One Malus sylvestris chromosome 14, drMalSylv7.2, whole genome shotgun sequence DNA segment encodes these proteins:
- the LOC126599581 gene encoding uncharacterized protein LOC126599581 yields the protein MGEETSDAMNLDLNLGPGPDAGSMSNEPVNLDAWTEAPIRRIAEAMRRARQRRWPLPERRNISTLPERRNISMLPERRNISMELNELMVNSGNSSTLQPGEGSLTAEERTSDAPKTCDNNNGILENENSENKDDVEKGGGSDGSFFDCNICLDLARDPVVTCCGHLFCWPCIYRWLHVQDAKECPVCKGEVTMKNVTPIYGRGNNVREQDDDSNLKIPLRPHARRVESFRQTIQRSALSFPVEEMIRRLGNRFDLTRDVIHPSEPENTREAAERTNLLNRILTSRGLRREQNPVVLADDVVDLTQSNVTAVETRENRQLQSLLLRRTQSHRATLSSLSSALSSAERLVEAYYRNRNTNQEQQQPAPVDDRDSFSSIAAVINSESQLDTAVEIDSMVSLSTSSSRRRNDSSRVSDMDSGDSRAHRRRRLN from the coding sequence ATGGGTGAGGAGACGTCTGATGCAATGAACCTTGACCTGAATCTGGGTCCTGGTCCCGATGCTGGCTCAATGTCAAATGAACCTGTAAATTTGGATGCTTGGACTGAAGCGCCTATCCGCAGAATTGCGGAAGCTATGAGGAGGGCCCGGCAGAGGAGATGGCCGCTACCTGAAAGGCGGAATATTTCCACGCTACCTGAAAGGCGGAATATTTCCATGCTACCTGAAAGGCGGAATATTTCCATGGAGTTGAATGAATTGATGGTCAACTCTGGTAACTCAAGTACATTACAACCCGGTGAGGGTAGCCTTACAGCAGAAGAAAGAACAAGTGACGCACCCAAGACATGTGATAATAACAATGGGATTTTGGAAAATGAGAATTCTGAGAATAAGGATGATGTTGAAAAGGGCGGTGGCAGTGATGGGAGCTTTTTCGATTGTAATATTTGTTTGGACTTGGCTAGGGACCCTGTTGTGACTTGTTGTGGTCATTTGTTTTGTTGGCCATGCATTTACCGTTGGTTGCATGTGCAAGATGCAAAGGAATGCCCTGTTTGTAAGGGAGAGGTAACAATGAAGAATGTCACCCCAATCTATGGTCGTGGAAACAACGTGCGTGAGCAAGATGACGACTCAAATCTTAAGATCCCTCTTAGGCCTCATGCACGTCGGGTTGAAAGTTTTAGACAAACCATTCAGAGGAGTGCATTGAGTTTTCCGGTAGAGGAGATGATTCGCCGTCTTGGTAATAGATTTGATTTGACTCGGGATGTTATTCATCCATCAGAGCCTGAGAATACCCGGGAAGCAGCAGAAAGAACTAATTTGTTAAATAGGATTCTGACATCTCGAGGACTGCGCAGAGAGCAAAATCCAGTGGTACTTGCAGATGATGTTGTGGATTTAACGCAAAGCAACGTGACCGCTGTTGAAACAAGGGAAAACCGCCAACTTCAGTCCTTACTACTTAGAAGGACACAATCGCACAGAGCAACACTATCTTCTCTCTCGTCTGCATTGAGTTCTGCTGAAAGGTTAGTTGAGGCATATTATCGTAACCGTAATACAAATCAAGAACAACAGCAGCCTGCACCAGTTGATGATAGAGATTCTTTCTCAAGTATTGCAGCTGTTATAAATTCAGAGAGCCAACTGGACACAGCTGTGGAAATTGATTCCATGGTTTCCCTTTCAACTTCATCTTCCAGAAGAAGAAATGATTCGTCAAGAGTTTCGGACATGGACAGTGGAGATTCTCGTGCCCACAGAAGAAGAAGACTTAACTGA